GGGAGCTCGAAAAAATGGATTTCGGAATGCTTGCACCGGAGATCAACTCCGCCAGCATCTACGCCGGGCCCGGTCCGGGACCCATGTTGGCCGCAGCGGCGGCCTGGGACCAACTCTCTGCCGAGTTACATTACACGGCAACATCTTACGGATCGGTGGTGTCCGGGCTGACCGCCGGGTCATGGCTGGGTGCCTCGTCAGCCGCGATGGCGGCGGCCGCCGCACCCTACGTGGCGTGGATGACCACGACCGCGATCCAGGCTGAGCAAGCCGCCACGCAGGCCAGGGCGGCAGCGGCGGCTTTCGAGGCGGCGTTCGCGATGACGGTGCCGCCGCCGGTGGTAGCGGCCAACCGCAGTCTGCTGATGACATTGATCGCGACGAACATCCTTGGGCAGAACACCGCGGCGATCGCGGCCACCCAAGCCGAATACATGGAGATGTGGGCCCAAGACGCTGCCGCGATGTACGGCTACGCGGGATCCTCGGCAGCCGCATCGACATTCACGCCGTTCACCCCGCCACCGCCGACCACGGACCCCGCGGGCATGGCCGGCCAGGGCGACGCGGTCGGAGAGTCACTCGTGTCCAACGGACCCCAGGTGATGTCTGCGCTCAACCAGGCAGTACACGGGTTGGCAATACCCGCCACAACGGCGGCGCCTTTGCTAACTCTGCCCACTGCGCTGGATCCCACCACCCTGATCACTATCCTCACCCTGATCGCGATTCCGCTGATATCGATCGACATACCGATAGCAACGACCGGTGTCGTCGCGTCGACGACGAGTGCAACGGCATCGTTCACATCGGCAGGAACCACCTACCGCGGCTTCATGATCAACGCCGACCGCGATTATGCGGCAGGCAAAGGGCCATTCACCGGCTACGGGCCGGGTGGTGAAATGGTGCCCCAATGGATTTTCGGCGGCCCGAACGCTTTGACCGAAACACCCAGCGCTGCACCGCTTCCGGTGGCCGCCGGCGTGGGGCGGGGGGCGACGGTCGGCGCGCTGTCGGTACCTCGCGGGTGGACCGCGTCCGCGCCAGCGTTCCGCACCGCCGCCTATGCGCTGCCGCTTACCGCGGTTGAGGCGGCCCCCGAGATGGTTGCAGGTAGTTCCGGCAACCTGTTCAGCGAAATGGCATTGGCCGGCATGGCAGGGCGCGCCGCCGGCACCACGGCCGGCTTTGCGCGCGGAAATGAGCGCATCAGGGCGGATCCCCGCGAAAAACCGAAGCCCGCACAGCGACCACAGGGCGAGCCGGTACCCGAAATCGCCGCCGAGTTACGGGAACTCGCGTCGCGGGCGCAATCGCTCCTTGCCAAACTGCACGACAGCGGTCTGATGAACGAGCAGGAAGTTTCAGAGCAAAAGCGCCGCTTTCTCGGTAGCTAGTGACCAGCGGGGCGACGTAGCATGCCCGAGGCCAGGACAGCCGCGACCATCCAAACTGCCGCGTATCCGAATGCCGCCGTTGGGGAAGCGAGTGTGTACAAAAGCCCGGCAACCACCGTGGCGACGACATCGCCGATGGCCTGTACGACACCCAACACACCAAACCCGCTGCCACGCAGGTGGTCCGGCAGTAGCTGCGCTACCACCGCGGATTCGGTGGGCTCGGCCAACCCGATACCGGCGCCGGCGGCGCCGAAGGCCACCACAAGCGGCCATATGCCGCTCCCCCCGGCGGCGAAAAGGCCGTATCCGATCACGTACACCGCGGCCCCTGCGGCGAAGACGACCCGCGGTCCGGCGCGGTCGTACCATCGGCCGGCGATCAATGAGGCCAGCGTCGCAATCACGTTGTGGCTGGCATAGATCAGGATGGCGAGCGACGTGGCGGCGGCGAGAGATCGCTGTGGTGTGGTGAGTAGCTGCGTGGCGCGAAGGATCAGCAGCGTCGTGGCGACGTTGCCGAATTCAAAGAGCGCTACCGGCGCCAGCGCGCGAAGCATGCCGGCGTCGCGCAAGGCCGCCAGATCGAGCCGTCGGTTCGGCGCGACTTGACTGACGGCCCGACTGCGGCGCCGGCCTTCTCGCGCGGCCACATAGATCGCGATGGCGGCGAACAG
The sequence above is drawn from the Mycobacterium marseillense genome and encodes:
- a CDS encoding MFS transporter; this translates as MTGIRKDERWLTPGVGAVGAASFFSDSGHEITTALLPSFLTGTLHGSAAALGVIDGLSDALVGVMQLAGGPLANDPRKRARTASGGYLGTAFATGAIGLAATVWQAGVLRALAWVSRGLRSPSRDALLASITPTAAHGRAFGLERAGDNLGAVAGPLLAAGLVALVGVRPALLLAAIPGLFAAIAIYVAAREGRRRSRAVSQVAPNRRLDLAALRDAGMLRALAPVALFEFGNVATTLLILRATQLLTTPQRSLAAATSLAILIYASHNVIATLASLIAGRWYDRAGPRVVFAAGAAVYVIGYGLFAAGGSGIWPLVVAFGAAGAGIGLAEPTESAVVAQLLPDHLRGSGFGVLGVVQAIGDVVATVVAGLLYTLASPTAAFGYAAVWMVAAVLASGMLRRPAGH
- a CDS encoding PPE family protein, which codes for MDFGMLAPEINSASIYAGPGPGPMLAAAAAWDQLSAELHYTATSYGSVVSGLTAGSWLGASSAAMAAAAAPYVAWMTTTAIQAEQAATQARAAAAAFEAAFAMTVPPPVVAANRSLLMTLIATNILGQNTAAIAATQAEYMEMWAQDAAAMYGYAGSSAAASTFTPFTPPPPTTDPAGMAGQGDAVGESLVSNGPQVMSALNQAVHGLAIPATTAAPLLTLPTALDPTTLITILTLIAIPLISIDIPIATTGVVASTTSATASFTSAGTTYRGFMINADRDYAAGKGPFTGYGPGGEMVPQWIFGGPNALTETPSAAPLPVAAGVGRGATVGALSVPRGWTASAPAFRTAAYALPLTAVEAAPEMVAGSSGNLFSEMALAGMAGRAAGTTAGFARGNERIRADPREKPKPAQRPQGEPVPEIAAELRELASRAQSLLAKLHDSGLMNEQEVSEQKRRFLGS